The stretch of DNA TTTAAGTATCCGTTGAGATGAAATCTATTGCATAACATTACGTCATTTTAATCATTAATCAACTGTCGTTATCGTCTTATTCTGCACTGTTGAATTACACAGGTAAAGGCCGACAAGGAGAAGGTGAAGGTGTTCCGCGAGAGTCTGGCCAAGCTCGCCGATGTGTACATCAATGATGCTTTCGGAACAGCTCACCGAGCTCACAGTTCTATGATGGGCGAGGGATACAATCAGCGTGCCGCAGGACTGTTATTGAACAAAGAATTGCGTTACTTCTCGCAAGCTCTTGATAATCCACCCCGTCCATTCCTTGCCATCCTGGGTGGCGCCAAAGTAGCTGATAAGATTCAGTTGATTGAAAATTTGCTCGACAAAGTTAACGAGATGATTATTGGTGGTGGTATGGCATTTACCTTCTTGAAGGTGTTGAACAACATGGAAATTGGAGGTTCGTTGTTTGACGAGGAGGGGTCAAAGATTGTACAAAAGCTTGTGGACAAAGCGAAAAAGAACAACGTTCAACTGCATCTGCCTGTTGATTTTGTCACCGGGGATAAGTTTGCCGAAAATGCCGCTGTTGGATCCGCTACTGTAGAGGCCGGAATTCCTGCTGGTCATATGGGTCTAGATATTGGACCAAAATCTCGCGAAGCATTCGCTGCACCGATTGCTCGCGCAAAGATTATTGTGTGGAACGGTCCCCCAGGCGTGTTCGAATTCGCAAACTTTGCCCAAGGAACTAAAGCTCTCATGGATGGTGTAGTCGCTACTACCAAGGCAGGATGTGTAAGCATCATTGGCGGTGGTGACACCGCTTCGTGCTGCGCTAAGTGGGGAACAGAATCTCAAGTCTCACATGTGTCCACTGGCGGTGGTGCTTCTCTGGAATTGCTGGAAGGCAAAGTTTTGCCTGGTGTTGATGCTTTGAGCAGCGCATAAACGTAACCAAATATCGTAAGCGCGAGTGTTAAATGCTGACTTATCTAATCATAATTGTCTAAGTTTAGGTGGCAAAAATCAAAGTCCGTGAATGATAGTCATAATAATACGTTACAATAGGCTTCTCATGTTGAACATTTAAGAAAATGCTGTTTGAAAACAAGATAACTGAATGCATATGTATCccatcaaaacaataaaaagtATTGCAATAATAATATGCGAAACCTTAATAATTGTTTTGAATATGTGCAAGTCACATTTTCATTTCCTTCAAGTTCATATTCAAAATGTTTAAAACCAAAACTATTCgatggggggtcttcgtagtcacttggttacgcgttcgcttactaagcgatcgatcgtgagttcaaactcagggccctcaattgaccatctttgtgttgttgtagaataactacgtccacgcaacaatcatcagcgatggaaatcgatccacggtggaacaaagatcgagtATCCAtaaaactgctctgctctgcaagaaacatcgggctgctgttctataaataacccaacaatgatcaatatcaactgtctccgctgtccggtctgctgaacaatggaagaacagatagaaaacccTTTCGCCTAAATGGGCTACTACAGtgaaatttaccataatgtaatggaacagaaaaacctaacgcctaaatagctactactactactgtgtaatttacaatttatagaaacataaacatatgtacatgtacacgataaaacccggctctgttacagataaaatgctaatgagcctaataaatgggataaaaaaaactattccgCTTTCTTTTGTTATTCACGGTTACATCCACGTTTGTTTTTCTTCCTGCCCGGGGAAGCccaacaaaatcaattttctattttcttatcttttttgtttcgatgagtttgttctgaGGAATTATATGTTCTTCCATTTATAGTAAATTCTTACCTATTCTCAGGGATGCCaaccttcttgatttttttagGATTTCTCAGACTTTTAGGCacattccctgatatcctgaccaACGCTCAATTTTGCCTGAGTTTATTAAATGTTCctgatttttatactttttgCTTTATTGGAGTGAAAATTATTCGTTTTCAAAATACTCGGATCCCTGCTGAAGgcccaagatggtggagttaacaggtggcttgtaatttacactatttagaaaagacgtatgaggaatggcaaggcgaaaagtttggatttgtttatgttattacttggtatggttacatttgattttgtcgaaggtatttgaagcagtataataaataaacagttgtcgttgaaaatagtaacctagtaacctttatgcatatgcttccttagccgctggctcggctaatgtgatatgatttattcagggaatgctttgatcgtggtaccaccactggcgcataatttgcagctttgttttttgtgctggttcataacggcaatcaccggcacgaaactgtagtcaatgtttagtgttgtttggataccatctatgtaaataaattaaACTTACGGGATaggtccgaacggcaattctgacattacgttttaccttccgcTTCACTTTCCTTGCCCCTGCCGAAGTTTTCCTGGTTGTAAATGGGAACTGTCATAATTCCCTACATAAAAAAATCTCTGGTTCGTACTTGTGTTATGCTTTTCATTTCGTTTATTATCTATCTTATTATTAAATGATTCA from Toxorhynchites rutilus septentrionalis strain SRP chromosome 3, ASM2978413v1, whole genome shotgun sequence encodes:
- the LOC129775639 gene encoding phosphoglycerate kinase, whose protein sequence is MALNKLSIENVDLKGKRVFMRVDFNVPIKEGKITSSQRIVAALDSIKYALEKGAKSVVLASHLGRPDGNKNAKYTLAPVAVELKTLLGKDVTFLNDCVGAEVEAACKDPAPGSVILLENVRFYVEEEGKGVDASGNKVKADKEKVKVFRESLAKLADVYINDAFGTAHRAHSSMMGEGYNQRAAGLLLNKELRYFSQALDNPPRPFLAILGGAKVADKIQLIENLLDKVNEMIIGGGMAFTFLKVLNNMEIGGSLFDEEGSKIVQKLVDKAKKNNVQLHLPVDFVTGDKFAENAAVGSATVEAGIPAGHMGLDIGPKSREAFAAPIARAKIIVWNGPPGVFEFANFAQGTKALMDGVVATTKAGCVSIIGGGDTASCCAKWGTESQVSHVSTGGGASLELLEGKVLPGVDALSSA